CGCGCCCGTACCCTTCACGCCGACCACCGTGCCGAGGCCGAACTGGTCGTGCGTGACACGGTCCCCGACCGCGAGGGACACCACCGGCTTCTCGCCGGCCCTGCGGGTGGCGAAGCCGGACGCGCCCGAGGCGGCGGATCGTGAGCGGGACGACGACAGCGAGGCCGCGATACCCGAAGCCGGACCGGAGGACACCGGGGCCAGGGCGCCCGTGCGCTTCCAGTCCAGGTGCGCCGGCGGGATCTCCTCCAGGAAGCGCGAGGGCGGGTTGTACGAGGGCTGGCCCCAGGCGCTGCGCATGGACGAGCGGGTCAGGTACAGCCGCTCGCGGGCGCGGGTGATGCCCACATAGGCCAGGCGCCGCTCCTCCTCGAGCTCCTTGACCTGTCCGAGCGCGCGCATGTGCGGGAAGACGCCGTCCTCCATGCCGGTCAGGAACACCACAGGAAACTCAAGGCCCTTGGCGGTGTGCAGGGTCATCAGGGTGATGACTCCGTTGCCGTCCTCCTCGTCCGGGATCTGGTCGGAGTCGGCGACGAGCGCGACCCGCTCCAGGAAGGCGGAGAGTCCGGCGGGCGTCTCCCCCTCGCCGGTCTCCTGCTCGAACTCCATGGCCACGGCGGCGAGTTCCTGAAGGTTCTCGATGCGCGTCTCGTCCTGCGGGTCGGTCGAGGCCTGCAACTCGGCGAGGTAGCCGGTGCGTTCGAGCACGGCCTCCAGGACGGTGGCCGGTCCGGCGCCCGACTCGACGATCGTGCGGAGGTCCTCCATCAGCGTGTTGAACCGCTTGACGGCGTTCGTGGAGCGGGCCGCCATGCCGTACGCCTCGTCGACGCGGCGCAGTGCCTGCGGGAAGCTGATCTTCTCGCGCTGCGAGAGCGCGTCGATCATCGCCTCGGCGCGGTCGCCGATGCCGCGCTTGGGCACGTTCAGGATGCGGCGCAGCGGGACCGAGTCCTCCGGGTTCGACAGCACGCGCAGATACGCGAGGACGTCCCGGACCTCCTTGCGTTCGTAGAAGCGGACACCGCCGACGACCTTGTAGGGCAGGCCGACGCGGATGAAGATCTCTTCGAAGACACGGGACTGGGCGTTCGTACGGTAGAAGACGGCGACGTCTCCGGCCTTCGCCTCGCCCGCGTCCGTCAGACGGTCTATCTCGTCGGCGACGAACTGCGCCTCGTCGTGCTCGGTGTCGGCGACGTAGCCCGTGATGTTCGAACCCGCGCCGGCGTTCGTCCACAGGTTCTTCGGGCGACGCGATTCGTTGCGCTCGATGACGGCGTTGGCGGCGCTCAGGATGGTCTGCGTGGAGCGGTAGTTCTGCTCCAGCAGGATCGTCGTCGCGTCCGCGTAGTCCTCCTCGAACTGGAGGATGTTGCGGATGGTCGCACCGCGGAAGGCGTAGATCGACTGGTCGGCGTCGCCCACGACGCACAGCTCGGCGGGCCCGAGGTCATGTTCGCCCGGCGGCACGTCGACGGGGTGCGCGGAGGTGCCGACCAGCTCGCGCACGAGGGCGTACTGCGCGTGGTTGGTGTCCTGATACTCGTCGACCATGACGTGGCGGAAGCGGCGGCGGTAGTGCTCGGCGACGTCCGGGAAGGCGCGGAGCAGGTTGACCGTCGTCATGATCAGGTCGTCGAAGTCCAGCGCGTTCGCCTCGCGCAGCCGCGACTGGTACATGGCGTACGCCTGGGCGAGGGTCTTCTCGAAGCCGTCGGAGGCCTGGGCGGCGAAGTCCTCCTCGTCGATCAGCTCGTTCTTCAGGTTGGAGATCTTGGCGCTGAACGACTTCGGCGGGAAGCGCTTCGGGTCGAGGTCCAGGTCACGGCAGACCAGGGCCATCAGGCGCTTGCTGTCGGCGGCGTCGTAGATCGAGAACGACGATGTGAAGCCGAGCCGCTTCGACTCGCGGCGCAGGATGCGCACGCACGCGCTGTGGAAGGTCATCACCCACATCGCATTGGCCCGCGGGCCCACGAGCTGCTCGACGCGCTCCTTCATCTCGCCCGCGGCCTTGTTGGTGAAGGTGATCGCGAGGATCTGCCCGGGGTGCACATGGCGCTCTGCCAGCAGATGGGCGATCCGGTGCGTGAGCACGCGGGTCTTGCCGGAGCCGGCGCCGGCCACGATGAGCAGGGGGGAGCCGGAGTGCACCACGGCGGCCCGCTGGTTCTCGTTCAGCCCGTCCAGGAGCGCGGCCGCGTCCACGGCGGGGCGTGGGGCTCCGTCGCGGTAGTACGCGTCCCGGTCCGGGGGCACGTCGAAGCGGCCGCCGAACAGGTCGTCCGGAAGCGGCTCGGCCGCCCCGTCCTCGGGCGGCGGCGGGGGCTCTTCCTCGTGCGCCCCTGAGGGCTTGAGGTCCGCCAGGAAGCTGTCGTCAAAGAGGCTGCTCATCGCTCTCCGAGTCTAGGCCGCCCCACCGACAACAGACTGCCGCCCCAGGATTTCCCCGCCCCGAGAACGCTCCGGAAGCCGATGATCTTCCAGAATCGGCCACCCTTCGCCCTTTCACCGACAAGAACCGCCGGGAACGATCAAGAATCGTAGAACTACGGTCGGTGACCGTCCGAGTGGAGACGTCCACGACAACCGCTGCGGAGAGTCACGGAGCGCCACACAGGGCCACGGAAGCGACGGTTGAGGCCAAGGTCACGAAAATGTATCGGGCATATCGAACATCAACCTTCACAGGGACCACACGAGTTGGCTAGCGTGCCCGTCAGGCCGCTCGACCCCCACCGGCGAACGTCGCCGGGCCGTGCGGCCTCCGCCCAATCCGGCGCGCCCACGCGGCAGTCGGAACCGGGGACCCACCGACCTTGGGGTGAATCGGTCCAACTTCCCTTCGGGGCAAGGACCGTAGGGCAAACCTTCCGGAAGCTCCCGCCCGAACCCGACAGCTAACTCGGTAGGCGGATGACGGAAGGAGTCGCCTCCCTTGGCGTCGCACAAAAAGCCGCAGCCTGCTGCAACGCGCGTAGCGGGCATACGGACTCCCGCCCTGGCAACGGCGGCCCTCACCTCCGTGGCCCTGCTCGCCCAGACGGCGAACGCCGCACCCTCGGCCGCGCCGAAGCCGAGCGTCGAAGAAGTACAGAAGAAGGTCGACGACCTCTACCACCAGGCGGAGACGGCGACCGAGAAGTACAACACGGCCAAGGAGAAGACCTCCAAGCAGCGCAAGCAGGTCGACACCCTTCTCGACGACGTCGCCAAGCGCACCGACAAGCTCAACTCCGCGCGCGAGGAGCTGGGTTCGTTCGCCGCCGCGCAGTACCGGACCGGCGCCGCCGCGCCCACCACCGCGAGCCTCCTGCTGGCCGACAACCCGCAGGACTACTTCGACCAGACCCAGCTGATGGGCCGGTTGACCAGCCGTCAGAAGTCGGCCGTCGACGACTACGTCACCGAGCAGTCCGAAACGGCGAAGAAGCGCCAGGAGGCCTCCAAGAGCCTGCAGACGCTGACCGAGTCGCAGAAGTCGCTGAAGTCGTCCAAGGCCGACGTCCAGAAGAAGCTCTCCGAAGCGCGCGAACTGCTCTCGAAGCTGACCGCCGAGGAGAAGGCGCGGCTCGCGGCGATCGAGAAGAAAAAGGAAGAAGAGGCCCGGCGCAAGGCGGCGGAGCTGGCGCAGCAGCAGGCCGCCGAGGCGAAGAAGCGCCAGGAGGCGGAGGCCGCGGCCCAGCAGCAGTCCGACTCCGGCACCTCGGACACGTCGACTTCGGGAAGCACCGGCACCTCCACCGACGACTCCGCGTACGCCACGAAGGCGGCCAAGGCGCTCGCCTTCGCCCGCGCCCAGGTCGGCAAGCCGTACGTGTGGGGCGCCACCGGCCCCGACTCGTACGACTGCTCCGGTCTCACCCAGGCCTCCTGGAAGGCTGCCGGCGTCGACCTCCCGCGCACCACCTGGGACCAGGTGAACGTGGGCACCACGGTCTCCCTCGCCAATGCCCAGCCGGGTGACCTGATCTTCTTCTACGACGACATCAGCCACGTCGGCCTCTACATAGGCAACGGCATGATGATCCACGCCCCGAAGCCGGGGGCGTACGTCCGCGAGGAGTCCGTCTACTACGCCGGCTCCTCGATCATCCACAGCGTGGTGCGACCGGCGTGACGAAGCCGTAGAAAGCTCGGGGAAGGGGCTCCACGCGCGCGTGGAGCCCCTTCTTCATATTTTTCGTACCGTCCGCGCTTTTCGCGCTCCACGCGCGCGTGCCGCGACGCAACCCGCTCGAAGATCCCTAGCATCGGGCCCATGCCAGGCATCTCCCAGCTCCGCGCATGGTGGGCCGAGCGTCCGCCCGCGGCCGGGGCCGCGGTCATGGCCACCGGCATCATCTCCGTCGGGCTGTCCCTGACGGGGTACGAGACCCTGTCCCGTATCGCGCTGGTCCTCGCGGCCGCCGCGTGGCTCGCGCTCGCCGCGGACTTCGTGGTGCGGCTCGTACGGGACCGGGCGCGCTGGGTGGCGGAGGCGGGGACGCCGGGCGCACTCACCGCGGTCGCCGCGACCACCGTGCTCGGCACCCGGCTGTCCGCGCTCGGGTGGCTGGGGCCGGCCGAGGCGCTGCTCGCGCTGGCTGCCGCGCTCTGGCCGGGGCTGCTGATCGTGGTCGTACGGCACTGGCGGCGTCGTATGCCCGGAGCGGTGTTCCTCGGCTGTGTGGCCACCCAGGGGCTCGCCGTGCTGGGCGCGACGCTGGCCGCGGCCGTGGACACGGAGTGGCTCGCGCATGCCGCGCTGGTGCTGTTCTGGCTGGGAATCGTCCTCTACGGGGTGGCGTTGCTGCGCTTCGACCTCCGCCAGGTGACCACGGGGGCGGGGGACCACTGGGTGGCGGGCGGCGCGCTCGCCATCTCTGCGCTGGCCGGCTCGAAGCTCGTGGCCGCGCACCACGCGAACCCGTACCTGTGGAACGACGACGACAACGGCGTCCTGCGCGCCGTCACCACCGCCCTGCTCGTCCTCGACCTCGCCTGGTACTTCGTCCTGTTCGCCGCCGAGCTGGGCTGGCCCCGGCCGCGCTACGACGTACGGCGCTGGTCGACCGTGTTCCCCATGGGAATGACGGCAGTGGCGACCCTGTCGGTCGGGACCGTCCTCGACGTCGGGTGGCTGAGCGGTCCGGGGCAGGCGCTGCTGTGGATCGCGGTGGCGGTGTGGCTGGCGGTCGCGGCAGGGGCGGTCGGGTCCGTCAGGTCGCCCGCATCCCGATGACCGGCCGGACGTCAGGTCCGGCAGGCCCCGAGGACCGCCGGGGCCGTCACGTCCAGAGCACCGCGATGAAGATGTTCGCGGTCGTCAGCAGGCCGACGAGGCCGAACAGGCCCTTGTCCACCTTCTCGTCGTCGCGCTTCACGTAGACGAGTCCCAGGATCACGATCAGCAGGGCCAGCTTCACACCGATCTTGACGGTGTTGACCGAGTGGTCGTCGGCCTGGTTGAGGCCGACCAGCGCGACGCCCGTGACCAGCATGGTCAGCGCGCCGTGGAGCATCGCCGGGACGAAGCGGGCGGTGCCCTGGCCCATCGCCTTCATCTGGGTGAAGAAGCCGCCGAGGAGCGCGGCGATGCCGATGATGTGCAGGCCGACGAAGAGATGGATGAGTACGTCCATGAGGCCGGAGCCTAACCGGGGGGCGAAGTTCCCCCAGCCACCGGCCCACCTCTCCGGTGCCTCCTCGGTGTCCGGGGCCCGCCCTCCCTCGCTGACCGTCGTGGAGCCCATAGCACCGGCCCGCCCCCGCCCGCTCGGGAACCGTCGCATCGGTCAGCACGCTCCGTGAAGTCGGCGGCAAAGCTACGAGATCACGCCTCCTTGCGGTCACTCCCCGGTTGAATCAGACCATTTCCGTACATTGCGTTACCCCGCAGCCAGAGCGAGGTTTAGCGTCCTCCACCAGGTGACCGGCTCCCCACCGCCGCCCGGGCCAGGGGCGGCAGTCGGACACCACCGCCGAGAAGGTCCGGCGGCGGCCTGCTCCCCCTGTGCGGGCCGCCGCCGGACGCGTAACCGCTCACCGCTCATGCTCCGGCGGTCGTACGGAAGGATGTGGGCCCTCGTGGCAGCGCACCGAAAGCCCAGACAGCGCTCGCTCGGCGGCAACACGGCCCGCACCGCGGCCACGATCGCCCTCGCCGGAGCGGCGACGGCGACCGGGTTCGACGGGACGGGCCACGCCGAGCCGCATCTGTCGGCGGCGCAGGTGAAGGCCAAGGTCGACAAGTTGTACGAGGAGGCCGAGGTCGCCACCGAGAAGTACAACGGCGCGAAGGAGAGGGCCGACAAGTCGGAGAAGCGGCTGGACACGTTGCGCGACGAGGCGGCACGCAAGACGGAGGGGCTCAACTCGGCCCGGGAAGCCCTGGGTTCGATGGCCGCGGCGCAGTACCGCAGCGGCGGCCTCGACCCCGCCGTGCAACTCGCCCTGTCCGACGATCCCGACCGCTACCTGGACGGCGCCGAGTTCGCCGAGCGGGCCGGCGACCGGCAGGCGCAGGCCGTGGAGCGCGTACGGAAGCAGTTGCGGGAGATCGAGCAGCTGCGCGGGGCCGCCCATGTCGAGCTCGCCTCGCTCAAGTCGCGCCAGGCGGAGCTGAAACGGCACAAGAAGACGATCACCGGGAAACTGGACACGGCACGGCGTCTGCTGTCGCAGCTCACCGTGGAGGAGCGCACGCGGTTCGCGGAGACGGGCGGAGCGGGACACGCCTCGCGCTCCTCCACCTCACCGCGCGAGAGCCTGACCACGCCGGGTGCCGCCACCGCCGATGCCCCCAACTCCCGTGCGGCGGCAGCCGTCTCGTACGCGTACAGCAAGCTCGGCAGCCCCTACGTGTGGGGCGCCACCGGCCCCGACGCCTTCGACTGCTCGGGGCTCGTCCAGGCCGCGTACCGCTCCGCGGGCATCTCGCTGCCCCGGACGACGTACGCCCAGATCGACGCCGGCAGGCGCGTCTCCCGCTCCGAACTCCTCCCCGGCGACCTGGTGTTCTTCTACTCCGCCATCAGCCATGTGGGCATCTACGTCGGAAACGGGCAGATGATCCACGCACCGAACCCGACCGCTCCGGTCCGGCTGGCCCCGATCGACGAGATGCCGTTCGCGGGGGCGGCGCGGGTGGTGTGAGGACGCCGCCCTCGGGCGACACGGCCGGTATGGCGCGGCCGGTGTGGCGCGGGTGGTGTGAGGGCGGCAACGGGACCGCTGTAGCGTCGGCGACGCGAACTTCGAACCTCGACTTCGCTGTACGTGTCGCCGTCCGGGAAGGTCCCGATGCCCCGCTCCTCCGTGCCGCCGCCTCCGCCGCCCCCGCATGTCCGGACCTGGCCGGACCGGGCGGCGCTGCTGGCCGACCGGAGGCGGGCACTGGAGGAGCTGCTCCGGCGGAGTCTCGGCGTGCACCGGGTGCTGCTGCTCTGGCTGCTGGCGCTCGCGGCGATCATCGGCTGGTCCCTGCTGGTGCTTCCGATCCAGCAGCTCGAGCAGCACGATCCGAGCGGTTTCATCCTGGGCCCGGTCTTCGCGTTCCTCGGCCTGGCCGCGCTCGCGCCGTCCGTGGTCGCCGTCGTCCTCGCCGTACGACGCGACCGACGGCTGCGCGAACTCCTGGACGCCTGGCTGCACTTGGACAGCCACCCGCCGACCGACGCCCGCCTGCGCTCCCCGGGTCTCAGCCTCTTCTGGCTGCTCTCCTCGCTCGTCGTCGGCGCGATCGGCCTGTGGGCCTCCTTCGCTGCGGCCGCGACGGCCTCGCCCGGCCCGACCACGCTCAGCGATCTCGCCCTGGGCATGGGCATCGGCTTGATCCTGTGGCTGACCGGCCTGATAGGGATCGTGAAGGCCGTACGTCATTACCGGTGGGCGCTGCGGGTGTTGGGGCCGACGCGTCTCGCGGAGCACCGATAGCCGCCCGCCGACCGGATTGGACCCGCATACGTGGCCCCCATTGGCCCTGTATGCCGAGGCACCGCCGGGCGAGGGTCGGCCCATGACCACATCTTCTGTCGACACCGATGACATCGGCTATGTACACGGCTACTCAGCCCACGAGACCCGCCGCCTCGGTGACCAGGCGGACACCCTGGCGGCGCTGCTGCACTCCGGCACGGCCTATCCCGCGGGCAGCAAGGTCCTGGAGGCCGGCTGCGGGGTGGGCGCCCAGACGGTGCACCTGGTGACGGCGAGTCCCCTGGCGCACTTCGTCGCGGTGGACGTCTCGGCCGACTCGCTGGAGCGGGCGCGCGCCCGGGTGACGGCCCACGCGCCCGACGCGCACCTCACCTGGCTCCAGGCGAACCTCTTCGAACTGCCCTTCCCCGACGCCGAGTTCGACCACGTCTTCGTCTGCTTCGTATTGGAGCACCTGCCCGCACCGCGCCAGGCCCTCAGGGCTCTGCGGCGCGTCCTGAAGCCCGGCGGCACCCTCACCGTCATCGAGGGCGACCACGGCTCGGCGTTCTTCCACCCCGACAGCGCCTACGCCCACGCGGCGATCGACTGCCAGGTCCAACTCCAGTCCGTGGCAGGCGGAAACGCCCTGATCGGCCGCGAGCTGCACCCGCTCGTCACCGGCGCCGGATACGAGGACGTCATGGTCCGCCCGCACACGGTCTACGCGGACCGCTCCCGCCCGGCCCTGGTGAACGGCTTCACCCGCAACACCTTCGTCGCGATGATCGAGTCCGTCCGCGAAGAGGCCCTCGCCACGGGCCTGACGACCCCGTCCGACTGGGACCGGGGCATCACGGACCTGCACCGCACCGCGACCGACGACGGCACCTTCCACTACACGTTCTTCAAGGCGGTCGCCCTGAACCCCGGCCCTGTGGAGGAGTGAGGAGTGACGAGCGGGCGGCGTGGGCTCAGACCAGCCGCCGCGCCGTCGCCCACCGCGTCAGCTCGTGCCGGTTGGAGAGCTGCAACTTCCTGAGGACGGCCGAGACATGGGACTCGACCGTCTTGACGGAGATGAAGAGCTGCTTGGCGATCTCCTTGTACGCATAGCCCCGGGCGATCAGGCGCAGGACCTCGCGTTCGCGCTGGGTGAGGCGGTCGAGGTCCTCGTCGACGGGCGGGGCGTCGGTCGAGGCGAACGCGTCGAGGACGAAGCCGGCGAGGCGCGGGGAGAAGACCGCGTCGCCGTCCTGGACACGGAAGACGGAGTCCACGAGGTCCGTGCCGGTGATCGTCTTGGTGACGTATCCGCGGGCGCCGCCGCGGATCACGCCGATGACGTCCTCCGCGGCGTCCGACACGGACAGCGCGAGGAAGCGGACCGGCTGCTCGGCGGCGGCCATCAACGGGGCGCAGCGGCGCAGGACTTCGACGCCTCCGCCGCCGGGGAGGTGCACGTCGAGGAGCACCACCTCGGGGCGCGTGGCGGTGATCACCGTGACCGCCTGGTCGACGTCCGCGGCCTCGCCGACCACCTCGACGCCGGTCCGGTCGGTCTGCCCGATCTCGGCCTGTACGCCCGTGCGGAACATCCGGTGGTCGTCGACGAGGACGACCCGCACATGACGCCCGCCGGGGGGACCGGCCGATCCTGCTGCTGCGCCGGGTTCGGGGGACGCGGCGGCACCCGTCGGAGCGGTCGCCCCGGTCACGCCCGCCCCGGTCGCGCCACCGTTCGGCTCGACCGCTCCGGTCGGCTCGTTCGCGTCGTTCATGACGTCTTCTCCGCCCTCTCCATTTGCAGTTCGACCTCTGTGCCGCCGTCCGGCACCGCGCGCAGCCGCGCCGTCCCGCCGTTGCGCTCCATGCGGCCGATGATCGATTCTCTGACGCCCATACGGTCGGCGGGTATCGAGTCGAGGTCGAAGCCGGGGCCGCGGTCCCGGACGGACACGAAGACCGTCCTGCCCTCGACTTCGGCGTAGACCTGTACGGCGCCGCCCTCGCCACCGTACTTGGCGGCGTTCACCATTGCTTCCCGCGCGGCCTGCATCTGTGCGCTCAGGCCGTCGTCGAGGGGGCAGTCACCGACGACCACAACCTCTATGGGCACACCGTGCTTGTCCTCGACCTCGGCCGCATTGCGGCGGACCGCCTCGGCGAGGGTGTCGGGCTCGTCGGCCTCGTCCTTGCCGGTGCCCTCCGGTTTGTAGAGCCAGGCGCGCAGGTCGCGCTCCTGGGCGCGGGCCAGCCGCCGTACTTCATTGGCGCTCTCCGCGTTGCGCTGGATCAGGGTCAGGGTGTGCAGCACCGAGTCGTGGACGTGGGCGGCGACCTCCGCCCGCTCCTGGGCGCGGATGCGCATCAGGCGCTCCTCGGAGAGATCCTGTGTCATACGGACGAGGTAGGGGCCGGCGAGGAGGGCTATGCCGACGAGGACGGCGAGCGCGGCCTGGAGCACCGAGCCGAGGTGGGCGGCGGAGCCCTGCAGCACGAAGATGCCGGTGACGCCCACGGTGACGAGCAGGACACCGGCCGCGGTGCGGAGCAGGTTGAGAGTGCGCCGGCGGCGGCCGACCTCCGCCCAGCGGGCCCGCCGTGCGTTGTCCGCCTGGCGCCAGACCAGGGCGACGCCCGCGCCCACGAGCACGGTCGGCCACAGATACGCCTTGGCTCCGCCGCCGAGGTTCACATTGCCGACGAAGACCATGGCGACGACGACCATGAGGAGCAGGGCGACGATCTGGCCCTTGTCGGGCTTGCGGGCGACCAGTCTGCGGCGGCCGTCGGGCGCGGTCTCGGTGGTGAAGGCGGAGGGCCGGCCGGAGTCGACGCCGCCGACTCCCAGCGGCACGAAGAACCAGAACGCGGCATACAGCAGGGCGCCGAGCCCGTCCGCCATGAACAGACCGGCGAAGACGAGCCGCACCCAGACCACCGGCAGCCCGAGATGCCCGGCGAGCCCTCGCGCCACGCCTCCGAGCCAGCGTCCGTCGCTGCTGCGGTAGAGCTTGCGCGGGGGCCGCGGGTCGACGAGGGGCACTGCTGCGGCTTCCGGCATGCCATCGATGTTCACACGCATGGCGGTCCGGAGCATCAGGGTCGACCCCCGAGACTCCCCTGATCTTCGAAAGTCCGCTGCTCGGGCCCCGCACATGTCAGGGCCGATATCAGGGTCCGGCCAGGGTCATCCCGACTGCCGCGGCCGCCCCGCGCCGGGCACGATGGACGCATGACAGATCACCAGCACGCGGCAGCGGAGTCGGACTCCGGCCCGGGCGCCCCACCACCGGACACCGGCCCGCGGGACACCGTGCCCGCCGCGGGTGCCACGGGTGAGGAGCCGCGCGTGCGCGAGGATGCGGCCGCGCCCGAGGTCCCGCGCAGGTTCCGGCGCGACCCGCGGCAGAAGATGCTGGGCGGGGTGTGCGCCGGGCTCGGGCGGCACTGCGACATGGACCCGGTGATCTTCCGGATCGTCCTCGCGGTGCTCTCCGCGACCGGCGGCCTCGGCCTCATCTTCTACGGCTTCGTCTGGCTCTTCGTCCCGTACGACGACGAGGACGAGAACGAGGTGCGCAAGCTCCTCACCGGCCGCGTCGACGGCCAGGCCCTGGCGGCCGTGCTCTTCGCGCTGGTCGGCTGCGGCGTCTTCCTCTCCATGCTCAGGAACGGCGGGGTGCTGGCCTTCTCCGTGGTCCTCTCCCTCCTCCTCGCAGGCGCGGGCTACTGGTCGCAGCAGCGCGGCGCCCCCGACCCCGACCCCCTCGCCGCGCAGGCCGTGGCCGACGCCCCGCCCGAGGCCAAGGCCCCGCCCGTCCCCGCCTCCTACCCCTCCTGGTGGCGCGACCCGATCGTCAAGGACGGCTCGCACGTGGGCGGCACCGGCTATCTGTGGGGCCCACGGGACGCCCGGGACCGGGACGTCGCGGCTGCGGTCAACATCGCCCGCGGCACCGTCCGCCCCGACACACGGACGGCGCGGGCGCCCAAGCCGCGCGGCCCCCGCTGGATCGGCGGCTGGGTGTTCCTGTTCGCGCTCCTCGCGGGCGGCCTCGGCACAGGCCTGACATGGGAGGACCACGCGCTCGGCACCAGCCTCCAGACCGGCCTCTCCGCTGCGCTCATCGTGCTCGGCCTGGGCATCGCGATCAGCGCGTTCCTGGGGCGTACGGGAGCGGGCTCGATCTTCCTGGCAGTGCTCACGGCGGCCCTGCTCGCGGCCTCCGCGGCCCTCCCGAAGGACATCACCACCCACTGGATACGCACCGACTGGACTCCGGCGACCGTGGCCGACGTACGGGAGTCGTACGACCTCGGCACGGGCGTCGGTACTCTCGACCTGACCCACCTCGACCTCGCCAAGGGCCAGACGGTGACGACAAGCGCCGAGGTCGGCGCCGGCCGGCTCAAGGTGATCGTCCCGAAGGACGCGACGGTGAAGCTGAACATCGACGTGGGCATCGGCGACATCCAACTGCCGGGCGACGGCAAGAAGGACGTGGACGTGGAGCCGGACAAGCACAAGCAGGTGACGCTCTCCCCCACATCCGGGGGCAAGAACGGCGGCACGCTCGACCTCAACCTGGAGGTCGGCGTAGGACAGGCGGAGGTGGCCCGTGCTGCGTCATGAGTTCCA
Above is a genomic segment from Streptomyces sp. R21 containing:
- the pcrA gene encoding DNA helicase PcrA, which translates into the protein MSSLFDDSFLADLKPSGAHEEEPPPPPEDGAAEPLPDDLFGGRFDVPPDRDAYYRDGAPRPAVDAAALLDGLNENQRAAVVHSGSPLLIVAGAGSGKTRVLTHRIAHLLAERHVHPGQILAITFTNKAAGEMKERVEQLVGPRANAMWVMTFHSACVRILRRESKRLGFTSSFSIYDAADSKRLMALVCRDLDLDPKRFPPKSFSAKISNLKNELIDEEDFAAQASDGFEKTLAQAYAMYQSRLREANALDFDDLIMTTVNLLRAFPDVAEHYRRRFRHVMVDEYQDTNHAQYALVRELVGTSAHPVDVPPGEHDLGPAELCVVGDADQSIYAFRGATIRNILQFEEDYADATTILLEQNYRSTQTILSAANAVIERNESRRPKNLWTNAGAGSNITGYVADTEHDEAQFVADEIDRLTDAGEAKAGDVAVFYRTNAQSRVFEEIFIRVGLPYKVVGGVRFYERKEVRDVLAYLRVLSNPEDSVPLRRILNVPKRGIGDRAEAMIDALSQREKISFPQALRRVDEAYGMAARSTNAVKRFNTLMEDLRTIVESGAGPATVLEAVLERTGYLAELQASTDPQDETRIENLQELAAVAMEFEQETGEGETPAGLSAFLERVALVADSDQIPDEEDGNGVITLMTLHTAKGLEFPVVFLTGMEDGVFPHMRALGQVKELEEERRLAYVGITRARERLYLTRSSMRSAWGQPSYNPPSRFLEEIPPAHLDWKRTGALAPVSSGPASGIAASLSSSRSRSAASGASGFATRRAGEKPVVSLAVGDRVTHDQFGLGTVVGVKGTGANAEATVDFGEPKPKRLLLRYAPVEKL
- a CDS encoding NlpC/P60 family protein, which translates into the protein MASHKKPQPAATRVAGIRTPALATAALTSVALLAQTANAAPSAAPKPSVEEVQKKVDDLYHQAETATEKYNTAKEKTSKQRKQVDTLLDDVAKRTDKLNSAREELGSFAAAQYRTGAAAPTTASLLLADNPQDYFDQTQLMGRLTSRQKSAVDDYVTEQSETAKKRQEASKSLQTLTESQKSLKSSKADVQKKLSEARELLSKLTAEEKARLAAIEKKKEEEARRKAAELAQQQAAEAKKRQEAEAAAQQQSDSGTSDTSTSGSTGTSTDDSAYATKAAKALAFARAQVGKPYVWGATGPDSYDCSGLTQASWKAAGVDLPRTTWDQVNVGTTVSLANAQPGDLIFFYDDISHVGLYIGNGMMIHAPKPGAYVREESVYYAGSSIIHSVVRPA
- a CDS encoding tellurite resistance/C4-dicarboxylate transporter family protein, giving the protein MPGISQLRAWWAERPPAAGAAVMATGIISVGLSLTGYETLSRIALVLAAAAWLALAADFVVRLVRDRARWVAEAGTPGALTAVAATTVLGTRLSALGWLGPAEALLALAAALWPGLLIVVVRHWRRRMPGAVFLGCVATQGLAVLGATLAAAVDTEWLAHAALVLFWLGIVLYGVALLRFDLRQVTTGAGDHWVAGGALAISALAGSKLVAAHHANPYLWNDDDNGVLRAVTTALLVLDLAWYFVLFAAELGWPRPRYDVRRWSTVFPMGMTAVATLSVGTVLDVGWLSGPGQALLWIAVAVWLAVAAGAVGSVRSPASR
- a CDS encoding NlpC/P60 family protein encodes the protein MAAHRKPRQRSLGGNTARTAATIALAGAATATGFDGTGHAEPHLSAAQVKAKVDKLYEEAEVATEKYNGAKERADKSEKRLDTLRDEAARKTEGLNSAREALGSMAAAQYRSGGLDPAVQLALSDDPDRYLDGAEFAERAGDRQAQAVERVRKQLREIEQLRGAAHVELASLKSRQAELKRHKKTITGKLDTARRLLSQLTVEERTRFAETGGAGHASRSSTSPRESLTTPGAATADAPNSRAAAAVSYAYSKLGSPYVWGATGPDAFDCSGLVQAAYRSAGISLPRTTYAQIDAGRRVSRSELLPGDLVFFYSAISHVGIYVGNGQMIHAPNPTAPVRLAPIDEMPFAGAARVV
- a CDS encoding class I SAM-dependent methyltransferase encodes the protein MTTSSVDTDDIGYVHGYSAHETRRLGDQADTLAALLHSGTAYPAGSKVLEAGCGVGAQTVHLVTASPLAHFVAVDVSADSLERARARVTAHAPDAHLTWLQANLFELPFPDAEFDHVFVCFVLEHLPAPRQALRALRRVLKPGGTLTVIEGDHGSAFFHPDSAYAHAAIDCQVQLQSVAGGNALIGRELHPLVTGAGYEDVMVRPHTVYADRSRPALVNGFTRNTFVAMIESVREEALATGLTTPSDWDRGITDLHRTATDDGTFHYTFFKAVALNPGPVEE
- a CDS encoding LuxR C-terminal-related transcriptional regulator, which translates into the protein MNDANEPTGAVEPNGGATGAGVTGATAPTGAAASPEPGAAAGSAGPPGGRHVRVVLVDDHRMFRTGVQAEIGQTDRTGVEVVGEAADVDQAVTVITATRPEVVLLDVHLPGGGGVEVLRRCAPLMAAAEQPVRFLALSVSDAAEDVIGVIRGGARGYVTKTITGTDLVDSVFRVQDGDAVFSPRLAGFVLDAFASTDAPPVDEDLDRLTQREREVLRLIARGYAYKEIAKQLFISVKTVESHVSAVLRKLQLSNRHELTRWATARRLV
- a CDS encoding PspC domain-containing protein; the protein is MPEAAAVPLVDPRPPRKLYRSSDGRWLGGVARGLAGHLGLPVVWVRLVFAGLFMADGLGALLYAAFWFFVPLGVGGVDSGRPSAFTTETAPDGRRRLVARKPDKGQIVALLLMVVVAMVFVGNVNLGGGAKAYLWPTVLVGAGVALVWRQADNARRARWAEVGRRRRTLNLLRTAAGVLLVTVGVTGIFVLQGSAAHLGSVLQAALAVLVGIALLAGPYLVRMTQDLSEERLMRIRAQERAEVAAHVHDSVLHTLTLIQRNAESANEVRRLARAQERDLRAWLYKPEGTGKDEADEPDTLAEAVRRNAAEVEDKHGVPIEVVVVGDCPLDDGLSAQMQAAREAMVNAAKYGGEGGAVQVYAEVEGRTVFVSVRDRGPGFDLDSIPADRMGVRESIIGRMERNGGTARLRAVPDGGTEVELQMERAEKTS